One Aggregicoccus sp. 17bor-14 DNA window includes the following coding sequences:
- a CDS encoding protein-disulfide reductase DsbD: MLVCLGAGGAQAAPVAAGATAEGAKDRGTYRVAAELLTDVSQVRAGDTFRVGVRFRLSPGWHMYWKNPGDSGLATEVAWDTPGTTVDALQWPFPSTFRTPDGFITTYGYADEVLLWASARASEQAQGGLTLSAAVDALVCEVQCLPAQLLLTRTLPVGPASAKDAQASALFDAAALGVPRPAAPAGFSVQVALEQKELTAGKPFSGTVTLAGPALPRAADAFAKDFFVPERIPGVAKLALAPTGTRGTFRLTGEAEPDAPKQAPRLRGVLRLGDARAPSLELDAPLAPVAAAAAGEAAAQAPAPVREVPLKVRPVLPAGSAGVAPGGAPLSLPLVLLFAFLGGALLNLMPCVFPVLALKAYGFSRMVQEERGRVGLHAGAYAGGILAAMLALALAVLGVRAAGRSVGWGFQFQEPLFVAAVAAVLVAFALNLFGVFHVGGAGGGLAEKVDASHGLARSAGEGVLAVVLATPCSAPLLGSAVGFALAAGPFTVLTVFLTLGLGLALPFCVLVLVPGLAKLLPRPGAWMERAKQLLGFALLATTVWLLWVMGGLAGVDGMARLAAFLTAVGLAAWLYGLAQGASGRRRLAGLLASALVVVSVGALSLRFAEGGERRGAGSAEGVAGRAAAWDEGAVAKALESGRPVFVDFTADWCLTCKFNERTVLQREDVQAAFARHKVALFVADWTRRDATIGQKLAAHGRAGVPMYLVLSPRAPHAPEVLPELLTADTVLEALARAAGPTAPGAGCAGPEKC; encoded by the coding sequence ATGCTCGTGTGCCTGGGAGCGGGCGGGGCGCAGGCGGCGCCGGTGGCTGCCGGGGCCACGGCCGAGGGCGCGAAGGATCGCGGCACCTACCGCGTCGCGGCGGAGCTGCTCACGGACGTGTCCCAGGTGCGCGCCGGGGACACCTTCCGCGTGGGCGTGCGCTTCCGGCTCTCCCCGGGCTGGCACATGTACTGGAAGAACCCGGGCGACAGCGGGCTCGCCACCGAGGTGGCCTGGGACACGCCGGGCACCACGGTGGACGCGCTGCAGTGGCCCTTCCCGTCCACCTTCCGCACCCCGGACGGCTTCATCACCACCTACGGCTATGCGGACGAGGTGCTCCTGTGGGCGAGCGCGCGCGCGAGCGAGCAGGCGCAGGGCGGCCTCACCTTGAGCGCCGCGGTGGACGCGCTGGTGTGCGAGGTGCAGTGTCTGCCCGCCCAGCTGCTGCTCACCCGCACGCTGCCGGTGGGCCCCGCGAGCGCGAAGGACGCGCAGGCCTCGGCCCTCTTCGACGCCGCGGCCCTCGGCGTGCCGCGGCCCGCCGCGCCCGCGGGCTTCAGTGTGCAGGTGGCGCTCGAGCAGAAGGAGCTCACCGCGGGCAAGCCCTTCAGCGGCACCGTGACGCTCGCCGGCCCCGCGCTGCCGCGCGCGGCGGACGCCTTCGCCAAGGACTTCTTCGTGCCCGAGCGCATCCCGGGCGTGGCGAAGCTCGCGCTCGCGCCCACCGGCACGCGCGGCACCTTCCGCCTCACCGGCGAGGCGGAGCCGGACGCGCCGAAGCAGGCCCCGCGGCTGCGCGGCGTGCTGCGCCTCGGCGATGCGCGCGCGCCCTCGCTCGAGCTGGATGCGCCGCTCGCGCCGGTGGCTGCGGCCGCTGCGGGTGAGGCCGCTGCCCAGGCGCCCGCGCCGGTGCGCGAGGTGCCCCTCAAGGTGCGCCCCGTGCTGCCCGCGGGCTCCGCGGGGGTCGCGCCGGGCGGCGCGCCCCTCTCGCTGCCGCTGGTGCTGCTCTTCGCCTTCCTCGGCGGCGCGCTGCTCAACCTGATGCCCTGCGTGTTCCCGGTGCTCGCGCTCAAGGCCTACGGCTTCAGCCGCATGGTGCAGGAGGAGCGGGGCCGCGTCGGGCTGCACGCGGGCGCGTACGCGGGCGGCATCCTCGCCGCGATGCTCGCGCTCGCGCTCGCGGTGCTCGGCGTGCGCGCCGCAGGGCGCAGCGTGGGCTGGGGCTTCCAGTTCCAGGAGCCGCTCTTCGTCGCGGCGGTGGCGGCGGTGCTCGTCGCCTTCGCGCTCAACCTCTTCGGCGTCTTCCACGTGGGCGGCGCGGGGGGCGGGCTCGCCGAGAAGGTGGACGCGAGCCACGGCCTCGCGCGCAGCGCGGGCGAGGGCGTGCTCGCGGTGGTGCTCGCCACCCCGTGCTCCGCGCCCCTGCTGGGCAGCGCGGTGGGCTTCGCGCTCGCGGCCGGGCCCTTCACGGTGCTCACGGTGTTCCTCACCCTGGGGCTGGGCCTCGCCTTGCCCTTCTGCGTGCTGGTGCTGGTGCCGGGGCTCGCGAAGCTGCTGCCGCGGCCGGGCGCGTGGATGGAGCGCGCGAAGCAGCTGCTGGGCTTCGCGCTGCTGGCCACCACGGTGTGGCTGCTGTGGGTGATGGGAGGCCTCGCGGGCGTGGACGGCATGGCGCGGCTCGCGGCCTTCCTCACCGCGGTGGGGCTCGCCGCGTGGCTGTACGGGCTCGCGCAAGGGGCGAGCGGCCGGCGCCGGCTCGCGGGGCTGCTCGCCAGCGCGCTCGTGGTGGTGAGCGTGGGCGCGCTCTCGCTGCGCTTCGCCGAGGGCGGCGAGCGGCGCGGCGCGGGCAGCGCGGAGGGCGTCGCCGGGCGCGCGGCCGCCTGGGACGAGGGCGCGGTGGCGAAGGCGCTCGAGAGCGGGCGCCCGGTGTTCGTGGACTTCACCGCCGACTGGTGCCTCACCTGCAAGTTCAACGAGCGCACCGTGCTGCAGCGCGAGGACGTGCAGGCCGCCTTCGCGCGCCACAAGGTCGCGCTCTTCGTGGCGGACTGGACGCGGCGCGACGCCACCATCGGCCAGAAGCTCGCGGCCCACGGGCGCGCCGGCGTGCCCATGTACCTGGTGCTCAGCCCCCGCGCCCCGCACGCCCCCGAGGTGCTGCCCGAGCTGCTCACCGCCGACACCGTGCTCGAGGCGCTCGCGCGCGCGGCCGGCCCCACCGCTCCCGGCGCCGGCTGCGCCGGACCCGAGAAGTGCTGA
- a CDS encoding thioredoxin family protein, with amino-acid sequence MKLLSAVAVVLFAAAPALAAEAPGEAKVGEAAPAFTLKDESGKAHSLSEYKGKVVVLEWTNPECPFVQRHYEAKTMVKTQGALDPSKVVWLAVDSTSTHSASSAKAWKAEQGLKYPVLLDTEGTVGHAYGAKHTPQMYVIDAKGVLRYAGAIDDDPRGRNTANAKNYVKTAVDAVLSGKPVPSSTTEAYGCSVKYKQS; translated from the coding sequence ATGAAGCTTCTCTCCGCAGTCGCCGTGGTCCTCTTCGCCGCTGCCCCCGCTCTTGCTGCGGAGGCCCCGGGTGAAGCCAAGGTGGGCGAGGCCGCCCCCGCCTTCACCCTCAAGGACGAGAGCGGCAAGGCGCACAGCCTCTCCGAGTACAAGGGCAAGGTGGTGGTGCTCGAGTGGACCAACCCCGAGTGCCCCTTCGTGCAGCGCCACTACGAAGCCAAGACGATGGTGAAGACGCAGGGCGCGCTGGACCCCTCGAAGGTGGTGTGGCTCGCGGTGGACTCCACCAGCACCCACTCCGCGAGCAGCGCGAAGGCGTGGAAGGCAGAGCAGGGCCTCAAGTACCCCGTGCTGCTGGACACCGAGGGCACCGTCGGCCACGCCTACGGCGCGAAGCACACGCCGCAGATGTACGTCATCGACGCGAAGGGCGTGCTGCGCTACGCGGGCGCCATCGACGACGACCCGCGCGGCCGCAACACCGCGAACGCCAAGAACTACGTGAAGACCGCGGTGGACGCGGTGCTCAGCGGCAAGCCCGTGCCCTCGAGCACCACCGAGGCCTACGGCTGCAGCGTGAAGTACAAGCAGAGCTAG
- a CDS encoding SMI1/KNR4 family protein, producing MSGMRPELQAELERLERLLRRHGAPFTRRTGASDLDIARAERRTGIRMDEDLRALYRFSNGSEYEEAWFAVHTDQLEPFRLCPLDEVCTLHGWQRTHVDAARNNGGVAWDPRARRYDQHTRWLPFADFGNGNALLLFDADPAPGGHYGQVLSYQHEPDAIRYAATGLVELLRQSNALFEAHAAELLG from the coding sequence ATGAGCGGCATGCGCCCGGAGCTGCAGGCGGAGCTGGAGCGGCTCGAGCGGCTGCTGCGCCGACACGGCGCGCCCTTCACGCGGCGCACGGGTGCGAGCGACCTGGACATCGCGCGGGCGGAGCGGCGCACCGGCATCCGCATGGACGAGGACCTGCGCGCGCTCTACCGCTTCAGCAACGGCAGCGAGTACGAGGAGGCCTGGTTCGCGGTGCACACCGACCAGCTCGAGCCCTTCCGGCTCTGCCCGCTGGACGAGGTGTGCACGCTGCACGGCTGGCAGCGCACGCACGTGGATGCGGCGCGCAACAACGGAGGCGTGGCGTGGGACCCGCGCGCGCGGCGCTACGATCAACACACGCGCTGGCTGCCCTTCGCGGACTTCGGCAACGGCAACGCGCTGCTGCTCTTCGACGCGGACCCGGCCCCCGGCGGCCACTACGGCCAGGTGCTCAGCTACCAGCACGAGCCGGACGCCATCCGCTACGCGGCGACCGGGCTGGTGGAGCTGCTGCGGCAGTCCAACGCGCTCTTCGAGGCGCACGCGGCCGAGCTGCTGGGCTAG
- a CDS encoding VOC family protein gives MGSGPELRICIDVDELERGIAFYTAAFRLRVGRRLGSAWAAGARQEGAVQEQAWGRMANLADPFGHGFCLLQLKGRGYDALAEPAP, from the coding sequence ATGGGGTCCGGGCCTGAGCTGCGCATCTGCATCGACGTGGACGAGCTCGAGCGGGGCATCGCCTTCTACACGGCGGCGTTCAGGCTGCGGGTGGGCCGGCGGCTGGGCAGCGCCTGGGCCGCGGGCGCGCGGCAGGAGGGCGCGGTGCAGGAGCAGGCGTGGGGGAGGATGGCGAACCTGGCGGACCCCTTCGGCCACGGCTTCTGCCTCCTGCAGCTGAAGGGGCGCGGCTATGACGCGCTCGCGGAGCCGGCGCCATGA
- a CDS encoding LuxR C-terminal-related transcriptional regulator — translation MPRLSSRDLSLLHALTQQLNTWVEGAPPVLEALLPGVQTLLGADAVVAYGVRVEGERVHLDFLHTVGLRPEAPRLVAEFFEGAPVRFGHFDALAPEPWQRNVPRTLAELHAHGRPTPPPLHALYTRLGIAELDQLRVLVCEGSALRCWLGALRARPFGARERQLMGRLAPVLRDRLVRERALRLERLKASAFEVALEALPAASYLVTGAAEVLHANAAGEAALARDGEQVREALRRALAQPSAPDAGFRLTRVSLPEQPAAYMAVREAAEAQVPARVDQMAQRWKLTARQREVLAGLARGHTNRALAQALGCAEKTVEVHVSAVLEKSGVPSRAALLARLWSP, via the coding sequence ATGCCCCGACTGTCGAGCCGTGACCTCTCGCTCCTGCACGCGCTGACGCAGCAGCTGAACACCTGGGTGGAGGGCGCGCCGCCGGTGCTCGAGGCGCTGCTGCCCGGCGTGCAGACGCTGCTGGGCGCCGACGCCGTGGTCGCCTACGGGGTGCGCGTCGAGGGCGAGCGGGTGCACCTGGACTTCCTGCACACCGTGGGGCTGCGGCCCGAGGCGCCCCGCCTCGTCGCCGAGTTCTTCGAGGGCGCACCGGTGCGCTTCGGCCACTTCGATGCGCTCGCCCCCGAGCCCTGGCAGCGCAACGTGCCGCGCACGCTCGCGGAGCTGCATGCCCACGGGCGCCCCACGCCGCCGCCCCTGCACGCGCTCTACACGCGCCTGGGCATCGCGGAGCTGGACCAGCTGCGCGTGCTGGTGTGCGAGGGCAGCGCGCTGCGCTGCTGGCTCGGCGCCCTGCGCGCCCGCCCCTTCGGCGCCCGCGAGCGCCAGCTGATGGGCCGCCTCGCCCCCGTGCTGCGCGACCGGCTGGTGCGCGAGCGCGCGCTGCGGCTCGAGCGGCTCAAGGCCAGCGCCTTCGAGGTGGCGCTCGAGGCGCTGCCCGCCGCGAGCTACCTCGTCACCGGCGCCGCCGAGGTCCTGCACGCCAACGCCGCGGGCGAGGCCGCACTCGCGCGCGACGGCGAGCAGGTGCGCGAGGCGCTGCGGCGCGCGCTCGCCCAGCCCTCCGCGCCGGACGCGGGCTTCCGGCTCACCCGCGTGAGCCTGCCCGAGCAGCCCGCGGCCTACATGGCCGTGCGCGAGGCCGCCGAGGCCCAGGTGCCCGCCCGCGTGGACCAGATGGCGCAGCGCTGGAAGCTCACCGCCCGCCAGCGCGAGGTGCTCGCGGGGCTCGCCCGCGGCCATACCAACCGCGCCCTCGCCCAGGCGCTCGGGTGCGCGGAGAAGACCGTGGAGGTGCACGTGTCCGCGGTGCTCGAGAAGAGCGGGGTGCCCAGCCGCGCCGCGCTCCTCGCGAGGCTGTGGAGTCCCTGA
- a CDS encoding S1C family serine protease, with amino-acid sequence MLQRFSDELEALVAQASPAVVGVEHARGHGSGLVLTPDGYVLTNAHVVKGGARRLRVVLAGGETRRAERVGTDALTDLAVVRVEGAAGLPTLPLAEAKDVRVGQLVVAIGNPFHLEQSVTLGVVSAVERTLPVAPGVVLEGLLQTDCAINPGNSGGPLLNARGQVVGLSTLVLPYAQGIGFAVSATTATWVAALLIQKGSVERRLLGISAVAMALSPARAAEAGQARAVRVVQVGEGSAAARAGVQAEDLLLALDGHPVGSVDDVQRLLCLSAGEEVQLALLRGGTRRLVFARAAAAQQAQAA; translated from the coding sequence ATGCTGCAGCGCTTCAGCGACGAGCTCGAGGCGCTGGTCGCGCAGGCGAGCCCCGCAGTGGTGGGCGTGGAGCACGCGCGCGGCCACGGCAGCGGCCTGGTGCTCACGCCGGACGGCTACGTGCTGACCAACGCGCACGTGGTGAAGGGGGGCGCGCGGCGGCTGCGCGTGGTGCTCGCGGGGGGCGAGACGCGGCGCGCGGAGCGGGTGGGCACGGACGCGCTGACGGACCTCGCGGTGGTGCGGGTGGAGGGGGCGGCGGGGCTGCCCACGCTGCCGCTCGCGGAGGCGAAGGACGTGCGCGTGGGGCAGCTGGTGGTGGCGATCGGCAATCCCTTCCACCTCGAGCAGTCGGTGACGCTGGGCGTAGTGAGCGCGGTGGAGCGCACGCTGCCGGTGGCGCCGGGCGTGGTGCTGGAGGGGCTGCTGCAGACGGACTGCGCCATCAACCCGGGCAACAGCGGCGGGCCGCTGCTCAACGCGCGCGGGCAGGTGGTGGGCTTGAGCACGCTGGTGCTCCCGTACGCGCAGGGCATCGGCTTCGCGGTGAGCGCGACCACGGCCACGTGGGTGGCGGCGCTGCTCATCCAGAAGGGCAGCGTGGAGCGGCGCCTGCTGGGCATCAGCGCAGTGGCGATGGCGCTCTCGCCCGCGCGCGCGGCCGAGGCGGGGCAGGCGCGCGCCGTGCGCGTGGTGCAGGTGGGCGAGGGAAGCGCGGCGGCGCGCGCGGGAGTCCAGGCGGAGGACTTGCTCCTCGCGCTGGACGGACATCCCGTGGGCAGCGTGGACGACGTGCAGCGGCTCCTGTGCCTCTCGGCGGGGGAGGAGGTGCAGCTCGCGCTGCTGCGCGGGGGGACGCGGCGGCTGGTGTTCGCGCGGGCCGCGGCGGCACAACAGGCGCAGGCGGCTTGA
- a CDS encoding S1C family serine protease: MTSKTPDLTSLSESLASAVSAASPSLLRIEGGRRHGATGIAWSTDGHVLTASHAVEAEEALQVTLSDGRTLEAKLVGRDPALDLALLKVDAPLTPLAHAPDAQVGQLVLALGRPGRTVRATLGIVSAQGEGWRTHAGGKVERYLETDADRPPGFSGGALVDTGGRLLGMTSAALARHANVVLPVETLARVAEGLQRHGGVRRGYLGVGAYPVRLPPSVAKELGRGGGLILHSVEPGGPADRAGLVQGDVLVSLDEQPLQDLPDLLGFLGGEERVGAGVKARVLRAGEAREVALSVGQRP, from the coding sequence ATGACCTCGAAGACCCCCGATCTCACCTCTCTCTCGGAGTCCCTCGCCTCCGCCGTCTCCGCTGCATCACCTTCACTGCTGCGCATCGAGGGAGGTCGCCGCCACGGCGCCACCGGCATCGCGTGGAGCACGGACGGTCACGTGCTCACCGCGAGCCACGCCGTGGAAGCAGAGGAGGCGCTGCAGGTGACGCTCTCCGACGGCCGCACGCTGGAGGCGAAGCTGGTGGGGCGCGACCCCGCGCTCGACCTCGCGCTGCTCAAGGTCGACGCCCCCCTCACGCCGCTCGCGCACGCCCCTGACGCACAGGTGGGCCAGCTGGTGCTCGCGCTCGGCCGCCCCGGGCGCACGGTGCGCGCGACGCTGGGGATCGTGAGCGCGCAGGGCGAGGGCTGGCGCACGCACGCCGGAGGCAAAGTCGAGCGCTACCTGGAGACGGATGCGGACCGGCCGCCCGGCTTCAGCGGCGGGGCGCTGGTGGACACCGGCGGGCGGCTGCTCGGCATGACGAGCGCGGCGCTCGCGCGGCACGCGAACGTGGTGCTGCCGGTGGAGACGCTGGCGCGCGTGGCGGAGGGACTGCAGCGCCACGGCGGCGTGCGCCGCGGCTACCTCGGCGTGGGGGCGTACCCGGTGCGGCTGCCGCCTTCGGTCGCGAAGGAACTGGGTCGCGGGGGCGGACTCATCCTGCACTCGGTGGAGCCCGGAGGCCCGGCGGACCGCGCGGGGCTCGTGCAGGGTGACGTGCTCGTGAGCCTGGACGAGCAGCCGCTGCAGGACCTGCCGGACCTGCTCGGCTTCCTCGGCGGCGAGGAGCGCGTCGGTGCGGGCGTGAAGGCGCGCGTGCTGCGCGCGGGCGAGGCGCGCGAGGTGGCGCTCTCGGTGGGGCAGCGGCCGTGA
- a CDS encoding LuxR C-terminal-related transcriptional regulator translates to MRLHDDATLELHIALLAEDPLVRGALARALSDAGAPRVTPGSSVGELETALAESAPDALLWDAGLHAAGPLEAPEVGGAPVLALVPDEAVAERALEAGARGLLPRDASAAQLLAGLTALAHGLLVFEPSLAPLRSSTPHRTVPEALTPREREVLQLLAEGASNKDIAQRLAISEHTAKFHVNAVLAKLGVQRRTEAVVRAARLGWVTL, encoded by the coding sequence GTGAGGCTGCACGACGACGCCACCCTCGAGTTGCACATCGCGCTGCTGGCGGAGGACCCGCTGGTGCGCGGGGCGCTCGCGCGGGCGCTCTCGGACGCGGGCGCGCCGCGGGTCACGCCCGGGAGCTCGGTGGGCGAGCTGGAGACGGCGCTGGCCGAGAGTGCGCCCGATGCGCTGCTCTGGGACGCGGGGCTGCACGCCGCGGGGCCGCTGGAAGCGCCGGAGGTGGGCGGCGCCCCGGTGCTCGCGCTGGTGCCGGACGAAGCGGTGGCCGAGCGGGCGCTGGAGGCGGGTGCGCGGGGCCTGCTCCCGCGGGATGCGAGCGCCGCGCAGCTGCTCGCGGGGCTCACGGCGCTCGCTCACGGGCTGCTCGTCTTCGAGCCCTCACTCGCGCCGCTGCGCAGCAGCACTCCTCACCGCACGGTTCCCGAGGCCCTCACCCCGCGCGAGCGCGAAGTACTGCAGTTGCTCGCAGAGGGCGCGAGCAACAAGGACATCGCGCAGCGGCTCGCCATCAGCGAGCACACGGCGAAGTTCCACGTGAACGCGGTGCTAGCGAAGCTCGGCGTGCAGCGACGCACCGAGGCGGTCGTGCGCGCGGCGCGGCTCGGGTGGGTGACGCTCTAG
- a CDS encoding S41 family peptidase, translated as MRPLLLLLLLLASTARAAAPRYGALGDELVSTVRANFYDPGAAESWARAHAGYAREAKGADDFTRLTRAALAELHTSHTAYYPSDSVEHPQLRAIFGAALKGPWRSPPRAVSVGIDVVELPEGLIVRHVFAASPARAAGLLRGDRLLEADGRPFHPVRSFAGKAGKDVKLTVERERGAPPLQLTVRPRSVDPKAEWLQAQEKGSEVVQVAGKRIAYQPLFSCAGTEHQDLLEATLQGAFKDADALVLDFRDGWGGCNPDFVNLFNPLLPVLRFSGRDGRANSWSPGWKRPVVLLVNGNARSGKELVAFSLQRHHAATLVGERTAGAVMAGRAFALSDGSLLYLAVQDGQVDGVRLEGRGVPVDVAVEAALPWAAGKDPQRERALHVAAEQAGGS; from the coding sequence ATGCGCCCGCTGCTCCTGCTCCTGCTGCTGCTCGCCTCCACGGCCCGCGCCGCGGCCCCGCGCTACGGCGCGCTCGGCGACGAGCTGGTCTCCACGGTGCGCGCGAACTTCTACGACCCCGGGGCCGCAGAGAGCTGGGCGCGCGCCCACGCCGGCTACGCGCGCGAGGCGAAGGGCGCGGACGACTTCACCCGCCTCACCCGCGCCGCGCTCGCCGAGTTGCACACCTCGCACACGGCGTACTACCCGTCCGACAGCGTGGAGCACCCGCAGCTGCGCGCCATCTTCGGCGCCGCGCTCAAGGGCCCCTGGCGCAGCCCTCCGCGCGCGGTGAGCGTGGGCATCGACGTCGTCGAGCTCCCCGAGGGCCTCATCGTGCGCCACGTCTTCGCCGCGAGCCCCGCCCGGGCCGCGGGCCTGCTGCGCGGAGACCGCCTGCTCGAGGCGGACGGCCGCCCCTTCCACCCGGTGCGCTCCTTCGCGGGCAAGGCCGGCAAAGACGTGAAGCTCACGGTCGAGCGCGAGCGCGGCGCACCCCCGCTGCAGCTCACCGTGCGCCCGCGCTCCGTGGACCCCAAGGCCGAATGGTTGCAGGCGCAGGAGAAGGGCAGCGAGGTGGTGCAGGTCGCGGGCAAGCGCATCGCCTACCAGCCCCTCTTCTCCTGTGCGGGCACCGAGCACCAGGACCTCCTCGAGGCCACGCTGCAGGGCGCGTTCAAGGACGCGGACGCGCTGGTGCTCGACTTCCGCGACGGCTGGGGCGGCTGCAACCCGGACTTCGTGAACCTCTTCAACCCGCTCCTGCCCGTGCTGCGCTTCTCCGGCCGCGACGGGCGGGCCAACAGCTGGTCACCGGGCTGGAAGCGGCCCGTCGTCCTGCTGGTCAACGGCAACGCGCGCAGCGGCAAGGAGCTCGTCGCCTTCTCGCTGCAGCGCCACCACGCTGCGACCCTGGTGGGCGAGCGCACGGCCGGCGCGGTCATGGCGGGCCGCGCCTTCGCGCTGTCCGACGGGTCGCTGCTCTACCTCGCGGTACAGGACGGGCAGGTGGACGGGGTGCGGCTGGAGGGGCGGGGCGTGCCGGTGGACGTGGCCGTGGAGGCCGCGCTCCCGTGGGCGGCGGGGAAGGACCCCCAGCGCGAGCGCGCCCTCCATGTGGCCGCCGAGCAGGCAGGCGGGTCCTAG
- a CDS encoding two-component system response regulator: MQPLEADKTEFSKSVVVVDDDPDVRSSVQELLELQGYPVLTAGNGHEALKLLSQKGAPGLILLDMRMPVMGGQQLLGLLQRHEALREIPVVVVSATQASPPEGTQACLLKPFQTHELLTVVRQHCGT, translated from the coding sequence ATGCAGCCTCTGGAAGCGGACAAGACGGAGTTCAGCAAGTCGGTGGTCGTCGTCGACGACGACCCGGACGTGCGCTCCAGCGTGCAGGAGCTCCTCGAGCTGCAGGGCTACCCGGTGCTCACCGCGGGCAACGGCCACGAGGCCCTGAAGCTGCTCTCCCAGAAGGGGGCCCCGGGCCTCATCCTCCTGGACATGCGCATGCCGGTGATGGGCGGCCAGCAGCTGCTCGGCCTGCTGCAGCGCCACGAGGCCCTGCGCGAGATTCCCGTGGTGGTGGTCTCCGCCACCCAGGCCAGCCCCCCGGAGGGCACCCAGGCCTGCCTCCTGAAGCCCTTCCAGACCCACGAGCTGCTCACCGTGGTGCGCCAGCACTGCGGGACATGA
- a CDS encoding head GIN domain-containing protein, with amino-acid sequence MRHSLLRTALLPLALLTAAPALASPFSWLGGTKGNGQLKTEERKLPAFQKVDLRTSVDVVITEGSTPSTRVTVDGNLQPLLTTKVEGDTLVISTEGNGIDESRGSKVELVMPALAAVNIHGSGDVKVQRSSPADALELGVEGSGDLTYRGSAKSLTVHINGSGDVTLEGGKAERLEAGIHGSGDLKARGLSARDASVAIHGSGDAAITADGGTLAFEIHGSGDVTWYGEGKVERTSIHGSGDVTHRQ; translated from the coding sequence ATGCGCCACTCCCTCCTCCGCACCGCCCTGCTGCCCCTCGCCCTGCTCACCGCCGCGCCCGCCCTCGCGAGCCCCTTCTCCTGGCTCGGCGGGACGAAGGGCAACGGCCAGCTCAAGACCGAGGAGCGCAAGCTGCCGGCCTTCCAGAAGGTCGACCTGCGCACCTCCGTGGACGTCGTCATCACCGAGGGCTCCACCCCGAGCACCCGCGTCACGGTGGACGGCAACCTGCAGCCCCTGCTCACCACCAAGGTGGAGGGCGACACGCTGGTCATCTCCACCGAGGGCAACGGCATCGACGAGAGCCGCGGCTCGAAGGTCGAGCTGGTGATGCCGGCGCTCGCGGCCGTGAACATCCACGGCTCCGGGGACGTGAAGGTGCAGCGCTCGAGCCCCGCCGATGCGCTGGAGCTCGGCGTCGAGGGCTCCGGAGACCTCACCTACCGCGGCTCGGCGAAGAGCCTCACCGTGCACATCAACGGCAGCGGGGACGTCACCCTCGAGGGCGGCAAGGCCGAGCGGCTCGAGGCGGGCATCCACGGCTCGGGCGACCTCAAGGCGCGCGGCCTCAGCGCCCGCGACGCGAGCGTGGCCATCCACGGCTCGGGCGACGCCGCCATCACGGCCGACGGCGGCACCCTTGCCTTCGAGATCCACGGCTCGGGCGACGTGACCTGGTACGGCGAGGGCAAGGTGGAGCGCACCTCCATCCACGGCAGCGGCGACGTCACCCACCGCCAGTAG
- a CDS encoding response regulator, with the protein MEPYAPLRQSLVQLLEEDGYQVQAAASAEALLAQLRTGHPAELPALVLLGTKYPLREGREVLARLAERGLLQHVPVVLLSPRRQWPEGAADLLEMPFSLEQLRSVVARHAGWARAEPVPAV; encoded by the coding sequence ATGGAACCCTATGCGCCGCTGAGGCAGTCGCTCGTGCAGCTGCTGGAGGAGGACGGGTACCAGGTGCAGGCGGCGGCGAGCGCGGAGGCACTGCTCGCGCAGCTGCGGACCGGGCACCCCGCAGAGCTTCCCGCCCTGGTGCTGCTGGGCACGAAGTACCCGCTGCGCGAGGGGCGCGAGGTGCTCGCCCGCCTCGCCGAGCGCGGGCTCCTGCAGCACGTGCCCGTGGTGCTGCTCTCGCCGCGGCGCCAGTGGCCGGAGGGTGCGGCGGACCTGCTCGAGATGCCCTTCAGCCTCGAGCAGCTGCGCAGCGTGGTGGCGCGCCACGCCGGCTGGGCCCGCGCCGAGCCCGTGCCCGCCGTCTGA
- a CDS encoding class I SAM-dependent methyltransferase, giving the protein MAEDARAEEPQVRALYAALAPLYDALYPTLHRYAPRAERFLEERLQEGGPAPRVLDLGCGSGQLTRALPPQVQVVGLDLAEPMLALAREGRPSGVYRVHSFLEPVPAELGPFDAALALGCLDFCADLPRALAHLGAALRPGGRALFSVLERRAGLPGHEAPHLRLPAVEPPVTLHLWPFLACAEALEAARLQPLAYAHAPAFELHPDGPQGPALTLHYGFWEVARRG; this is encoded by the coding sequence ATGGCCGAGGACGCGAGAGCCGAGGAGCCCCAGGTGCGCGCGCTCTACGCGGCCCTCGCCCCCCTCTACGACGCGCTCTACCCCACGCTGCACCGCTACGCGCCGCGCGCCGAGCGCTTCCTCGAGGAGCGCCTGCAGGAGGGGGGTCCCGCGCCGCGCGTGCTGGACCTGGGCTGTGGCAGCGGGCAGCTCACCCGCGCGCTTCCGCCGCAGGTGCAGGTGGTGGGGCTGGACCTCGCCGAGCCGATGCTCGCGCTCGCCCGCGAGGGCCGCCCCTCCGGCGTGTACCGGGTGCACAGCTTCCTCGAGCCCGTGCCCGCGGAGCTCGGCCCCTTCGATGCGGCGCTCGCGCTCGGCTGCCTCGACTTCTGCGCGGACCTGCCGCGCGCGCTCGCGCACCTGGGTGCGGCGCTGCGCCCCGGCGGCCGCGCCCTCTTCAGCGTGCTCGAGCGGCGCGCGGGGCTGCCCGGCCACGAGGCCCCCCACCTGCGCCTCCCCGCCGTGGAGCCCCCGGTGACGCTGCACCTCTGGCCCTTCCTCGCCTGCGCCGAAGCCCTGGAGGCGGCCCGGCTGCAGCCGCTCGCGTACGCGCACGCGCCCGCCTTCGAGCTGCACCCGGACGGCCCCCAAGGCCCCGCCCTCACCCTGCACTACGGGTTCTGGGAGGTCGCGCGGCGCGGGTAG